The Nitrospira tepida genome includes a window with the following:
- a CDS encoding ABC transporter ATP-binding protein gives MIHVHHVTKRYGQLTAIQDVSFSVEKGEVLAFLGPNGAGKTTTMRILTCFMPATEGRATVAGFDCFEQPTEVKRHIGYLPETPPVYQELTVEEYLTFVARLRGLTGTTLRQRMDAVVDRLSLGTVRGRLIANLSRGYRQRVGLAQALIHDPPVLILDEPTVGLDPKQIIEIRQLIKDLAQSHTIILSTHILPEATALCRRVVIINGGRIVAEDSPEQLSARLRRSEKISVTLKSPPADWVEQLRTMPGILSVFPAEHAQSALIESELGRDMRDEIARFVVARDWGLLELRTVSMTLEDVFLRLTQHEEGVPAGPAASPSQGKNGSASDTAPPA, from the coding sequence ATGATCCACGTTCACCACGTCACAAAGCGGTATGGCCAACTGACGGCCATTCAGGACGTCTCCTTCTCGGTGGAAAAGGGTGAAGTGCTGGCCTTCCTGGGCCCGAACGGCGCCGGCAAGACCACCACGATGCGCATCCTCACCTGCTTCATGCCGGCGACCGAGGGCCGGGCCACCGTCGCGGGATTTGATTGTTTCGAGCAACCGACCGAAGTCAAGCGCCATATCGGCTATCTGCCTGAAACCCCTCCGGTCTATCAGGAACTGACCGTCGAGGAATACCTGACCTTCGTCGCACGATTGCGCGGGCTGACCGGCACGACCTTGCGGCAGCGGATGGACGCGGTGGTGGACCGCCTCTCGCTGGGCACGGTGCGCGGCCGGCTGATCGCGAACCTCTCGCGCGGATACCGGCAGCGGGTCGGGCTCGCCCAGGCGCTGATTCACGATCCGCCGGTCTTGATCCTGGACGAGCCCACAGTCGGGTTGGACCCGAAGCAAATCATCGAGATTCGGCAACTGATCAAAGATTTGGCCCAATCCCATACGATTATCCTGAGCACGCACATCCTCCCGGAGGCGACCGCCCTGTGCCGGCGCGTGGTGATCATCAACGGCGGGCGCATCGTGGCGGAGGACAGCCCCGAACAGCTCTCCGCGCGCCTCCGCCGGTCGGAGAAAATCAGCGTGACGCTCAAGAGCCCGCCCGCAGATTGGGTGGAGCAATTGCGGACGATGCCCGGCATCCTGTCGGTCTTCCCCGCCGAGCACGCCCAGTCGGCCTTGATCGAATCCGAACTCGGACGCGATATGCGGGATGAGATCGCCCGCTTCGTGGTCGCCCGCGATTGGGGGCTCTTGGAGCTGCGCACCGTGTCGATGACGTTGGAAGACGTCTTCCTGCGCCTGACTCAACATGAAGAGGGTGTTCCGGCCGGACCGGCGGCATCCCCATCCCAAGGCAAGAACGGATCCGCCAGCGACACTGCTCCGCCAGCGTGA
- a CDS encoding septal ring lytic transglycosylase RlpA family protein yields MKMIVAKDKNHKRGERRMYAITHDRRLAAALAGVLLVGLSGCSVLPKGSVTLDVGAQDRGVASWYGEPFHGRLAADGKVFDMYALTGAHRTLPLGTAVRVVNAVNGRSVLIRITDRGPYIEGRMLDLSYAAAERLGMVEQGLSPVLVQVVGSHDLLVHNVRAALASLETAVIPNRDRKWPAAAVSIPSVERLTLFRPGDVWGLRRERRIGPAFAAHLSVGRSVTSFS; encoded by the coding sequence ATGAAGATGATCGTCGCGAAAGACAAGAACCACAAACGGGGCGAGCGCAGGATGTACGCCATCACTCACGACCGCCGTCTGGCTGCCGCGTTGGCCGGCGTCTTGCTGGTTGGCCTGAGCGGCTGCAGCGTGCTTCCAAAGGGCTCTGTCACCTTGGATGTGGGCGCGCAGGACCGCGGCGTGGCCTCGTGGTATGGCGAACCCTTTCACGGCAGGCTGGCCGCGGACGGCAAGGTCTTTGATATGTACGCCCTGACCGGCGCCCACCGCACCTTGCCGCTGGGCACGGCGGTCCGAGTCGTGAACGCCGTGAACGGCAGGTCTGTGCTGATCAGGATTACCGACCGGGGGCCCTATATCGAAGGCCGCATGCTCGACCTGTCCTATGCTGCGGCTGAGCGTTTGGGCATGGTGGAGCAGGGCCTCTCTCCGGTTCTGGTTCAGGTGGTCGGAAGTCACGACCTGCTGGTTCACAATGTCCGCGCCGCGCTCGCCTCCCTCGAAACAGCGGTCATCCCGAACAGAGACCGGAAATGGCCCGCGGCGGCCGTTTCGATTCCCTCGGTCGAACGCCTGACCCTTTTCCGGCCTGGTGATGTGTGGGGATTGCGGCGGGAGCGTCGTATTGGTCCGGCCTTTGCTGCCCACCTCTCGGTCGGTCGAAGCGTCACCTCATTCTCTTAG
- a CDS encoding HEAT repeat domain-containing protein: MDKPTHEPTPPEGTSASADQAAQDELTDQLSDRLTADASAAGVGEGPADQAGEETVVLEEEEVKDEIDIQIDLLKDPDWVVRREAVVTLGEMADERCVEPLCKALRDGDWQVREAAVEALANVGSPAVELLIKLLRDWDVRKYAIQSLGKIKDERVLEPLVAQLRSDEFREDATTALSELGKPAVERLVKALKDKDEAVRKQVVIILGRIKDGSAVDSLIEMLGDSDWFVRLTAAAALEAIHDERGREAIKPLLKDPDLVVRMRVERILAAWKKRQQEVNA; this comes from the coding sequence ATGGATAAACCGACCCACGAACCGACCCCTCCCGAAGGGACCTCCGCTTCCGCGGATCAAGCGGCTCAGGATGAGCTGACCGATCAACTATCCGACCGGCTGACCGCCGACGCATCGGCCGCTGGCGTAGGAGAAGGTCCTGCGGATCAAGCGGGCGAGGAAACCGTCGTTCTTGAAGAGGAAGAGGTCAAGGATGAGATCGATATCCAGATCGATCTCCTCAAAGACCCCGATTGGGTCGTTCGGCGTGAGGCGGTGGTCACCCTGGGGGAAATGGCCGATGAGCGGTGCGTGGAGCCGTTGTGCAAGGCCCTCCGCGACGGTGACTGGCAGGTGCGTGAGGCGGCGGTGGAAGCCCTGGCGAACGTCGGCTCTCCGGCCGTCGAGCTGCTCATTAAGCTGTTGCGGGATTGGGATGTGCGGAAGTACGCCATCCAGAGCCTGGGCAAGATCAAAGATGAACGGGTCTTGGAGCCGCTGGTCGCGCAGTTGCGCAGCGATGAATTTCGGGAAGACGCCACCACCGCGCTCTCCGAGCTGGGCAAGCCAGCGGTGGAGCGGTTGGTCAAGGCCCTCAAAGACAAGGACGAGGCCGTCCGCAAGCAAGTGGTCATCATCCTGGGCCGGATTAAAGATGGAAGCGCGGTGGATTCGTTGATCGAGATGCTCGGGGATTCAGACTGGTTTGTTCGCCTCACCGCGGCGGCTGCCTTGGAAGCCATTCACGATGAGCGGGGGCGGGAAGCGATCAAGCCCCTGTTGAAAGATCCGGATCTCGTCGTCCGCATGCGGGTCGAGCGCATCCTCGCCGCGTGGAAGAAGAGGCAACAGGAGGTCAACGCCTGA
- a CDS encoding HEAT repeat domain-containing protein, which translates to MPSLNPVILSLMLLALSPHQIIPASAKAKPARHKQAASPAAQAFDAGEYDQVIRLYQTARADGAQTPSTELSRLALRSYARLGRPEDAWPLYQQLIPDGSPDDLPLLREIAWATVTSRMRDPQEHIRLAAFAVVAESRMQDVGPLLEDSLLDPSVVIRAKAAEAIGRAKLTSRAGTLIRALDDRAPSVRIAAMTSLGELGVLSVRERLIEIARREEGPESVFAAGALIRLGREDMLADVLGAATYPDAEIRMAALGVLGRLKRPTTLSVLTQAVYDPDPSVRAFAAGALGEFGQKSGLSALTHALADEDARVRAIAATSAGRLGGPHIRSLLQPLLRDADDFVRASALEGLVRAGDQDVLLTAAHLAKHAAPQVRAAVAQSLAVNGYKQAIPLLEQLVRDPQPQPRLAAARALGHVGAPAAIPALKKALQDSEPAVRITAGGGLLRVIDRGRTRTS; encoded by the coding sequence ATGCCGTCCCTGAATCCTGTCATCCTCTCTCTCATGCTCCTGGCCTTATCGCCCCACCAGATTATCCCTGCGTCGGCCAAAGCGAAGCCCGCTCGTCACAAGCAGGCGGCCAGTCCCGCCGCGCAGGCATTCGACGCAGGAGAATATGATCAGGTGATCCGCTTGTATCAGACCGCGCGAGCGGACGGTGCTCAGACTCCGTCCACAGAACTCTCTCGACTGGCCCTGCGCAGCTATGCCCGGCTGGGGCGTCCGGAAGACGCCTGGCCCTTGTACCAACAGTTGATTCCGGACGGCTCCCCCGACGATCTTCCCCTGCTGCGCGAGATCGCCTGGGCGACGGTCACCAGCCGGATGCGAGACCCGCAGGAACATATCCGGCTCGCCGCCTTCGCCGTGGTGGCCGAGTCCCGAATGCAGGATGTCGGTCCGCTGCTGGAGGACAGCCTCCTGGATCCTTCGGTCGTCATCCGCGCGAAAGCGGCCGAGGCCATTGGACGGGCAAAATTGACATCCCGAGCCGGAACGTTGATCAGAGCCCTCGACGACCGCGCCCCCTCCGTACGGATTGCCGCCATGACCTCCCTGGGCGAACTGGGCGTCCTCTCGGTCCGTGAGCGGCTCATCGAAATCGCGCGACGGGAGGAAGGTCCGGAGTCGGTATTTGCCGCCGGCGCCTTGATTCGGCTCGGCCGGGAAGACATGCTGGCGGACGTGTTGGGCGCGGCGACGTATCCGGACGCGGAAATCCGCATGGCGGCGCTGGGGGTGCTCGGGCGGTTGAAACGGCCCACCACGCTCTCCGTGCTCACCCAGGCGGTGTATGATCCCGACCCATCCGTCCGTGCCTTTGCAGCCGGCGCGCTCGGAGAGTTTGGGCAGAAGTCAGGGCTTTCGGCGCTGACACATGCGCTGGCGGATGAGGACGCACGGGTCCGGGCGATCGCGGCGACGAGCGCCGGCCGCTTGGGCGGTCCCCACATCCGGTCATTGCTGCAGCCGCTCCTGCGGGATGCCGATGATTTCGTACGGGCCAGCGCCTTGGAAGGGTTGGTGCGGGCCGGAGATCAGGACGTGCTGTTGACCGCCGCCCACCTGGCCAAACATGCGGCCCCGCAAGTGCGGGCGGCCGTGGCACAGTCGCTCGCCGTCAACGGCTACAAGCAGGCCATCCCCCTGCTTGAGCAACTGGTGCGCGATCCCCAGCCGCAACCTCGATTGGCCGCCGCCCGCGCCCTGGGCCATGTCGGTGCACCAGCAGCCATCCCCGCGCTGAAGAAGGCCCTGCAGGACTCGGAACCGGCCGTCAGGATCACCGCCGGCGGCGGGTTGCTTCGCGTCATCGACCGCGGGCGCACCAGAACGAGTTGA
- the glgP gene encoding alpha-glucan family phosphorylase, with protein MSAHRLPHPIARLHDLAQNPWWSWRLDARRLFEAIDPVLWFHCHHNPVLLLQSVNPERLTALATDPGFARQYSAVIKAFDEYRSDRRTWFATRYATLTNFQVAYMSAEFGFHNSIPIYSGGLGILAGDHCKEASDLGLPLIGLGFMYPQGYFRQSITPDGWQEAEYAPFNRDESPINPALTPEGTPCHISVEMGGRQVSATIWKVQIGRIPIYLLDTDVPNNAPEDRGLSARLYGGGQEMRLCQEILLGLGGVRALRALGLNPTVWHANEGHSAFLTLERLREHVRAGLTHSEAVEAVRHSTVFTTHTPVPAGHDVFPLDLMERYFNGYWDQLGLTRSAFFRLGEHPDHPGAGFNMTALAMRLSAHVNGVSREHGRVTRQMWQSLWPGLSEDLIPIRSITNGVHVPTWIAPELHQLYSKYLSPDWVDRSDDPAIWQRVPDIPDADLWAVRQLMKRKLMSFIRERARGGWAEGRLLASQVLSRGTMLDPEALTIGFARRFATYKRATLLFRDLERLRRLLHDRWRPVQIVFAGKAHPADEPGRQFIHQVLSYCHDHKLAGHIAFLENYDMHMAKYLVQGVDVWLNTPRAPMEASGTSGQKATLNGVLHLSVLDGWWQEGYDGSNGWGIPPSSHLQDPAAEDDLDSKELYRLLEEEVIPLYYQRDLDGVPRAWLQVVKQSIRTNAPRFSARRMVKEYMDLVYAPASTKAPSSW; from the coding sequence ATGTCCGCTCACCGTCTTCCCCATCCGATCGCCCGGCTGCATGATCTCGCCCAAAACCCCTGGTGGAGTTGGCGGCTGGACGCGCGCCGGCTCTTCGAGGCCATCGATCCCGTCCTGTGGTTTCATTGCCACCACAACCCGGTGCTCCTGCTCCAGAGCGTCAACCCTGAACGGCTGACCGCTCTGGCGACCGATCCCGGATTTGCCCGGCAATACTCCGCCGTCATCAAGGCGTTCGATGAATACCGCTCGGATCGACGGACCTGGTTTGCGACTCGTTATGCGACCTTGACCAATTTTCAAGTCGCCTACATGTCGGCCGAGTTCGGATTCCACAACTCCATCCCGATTTACAGCGGCGGGCTCGGCATCCTGGCGGGCGACCATTGCAAGGAAGCCAGCGACTTGGGCCTCCCTCTGATCGGCCTGGGATTCATGTATCCGCAAGGCTATTTCCGCCAGTCCATCACCCCCGATGGCTGGCAGGAAGCGGAATATGCCCCGTTCAACCGGGACGAGTCTCCCATCAACCCGGCTCTCACGCCCGAGGGGACTCCCTGCCACATCAGCGTGGAAATGGGCGGCCGCCAGGTCTCGGCGACGATATGGAAAGTCCAGATCGGGCGGATTCCCATCTACCTGTTGGATACGGACGTGCCGAACAACGCCCCGGAGGATCGCGGGCTGTCGGCCCGGCTCTATGGCGGCGGACAGGAAATGCGGCTGTGCCAGGAGATTCTGCTCGGCCTCGGCGGAGTCCGCGCCTTGCGCGCCCTCGGGCTCAATCCAACCGTGTGGCATGCGAACGAAGGCCATTCGGCCTTTCTGACCCTGGAGCGGTTGCGCGAACACGTGCGCGCCGGCCTCACCCACAGTGAAGCCGTGGAGGCGGTCCGGCACAGCACGGTTTTCACCACCCACACGCCGGTTCCCGCCGGCCACGATGTTTTTCCTCTGGACCTGATGGAGCGATATTTCAACGGCTACTGGGATCAGCTTGGACTGACCCGATCGGCGTTTTTCCGTCTGGGCGAGCACCCGGACCATCCCGGAGCCGGTTTCAACATGACGGCGTTGGCGATGCGCCTGTCCGCGCACGTGAACGGTGTTAGCCGCGAGCATGGGCGCGTCACGCGCCAGATGTGGCAGAGTCTGTGGCCCGGACTATCGGAAGACCTAATCCCGATCCGCAGCATCACCAACGGCGTGCACGTCCCGACCTGGATCGCGCCGGAACTCCATCAACTGTACAGCAAATACTTGAGCCCTGATTGGGTGGATCGATCGGATGATCCGGCCATCTGGCAACGGGTGCCGGACATTCCCGATGCGGATCTCTGGGCCGTCCGGCAATTGATGAAGCGGAAACTGATGTCCTTTATCCGCGAGCGCGCCAGAGGGGGATGGGCCGAGGGTCGCCTGCTCGCCTCTCAAGTGCTCTCCCGCGGCACCATGTTGGACCCCGAGGCCCTGACGATCGGATTCGCCCGCCGGTTTGCGACCTATAAGCGCGCGACGTTGCTGTTTCGAGACCTGGAACGGTTGCGCCGCCTGCTCCATGACCGATGGCGGCCGGTCCAGATCGTCTTCGCCGGCAAAGCCCATCCGGCGGACGAGCCGGGCCGGCAATTCATCCACCAGGTCTTGTCCTATTGTCACGACCACAAGCTGGCCGGCCATATCGCCTTCCTTGAGAACTACGACATGCACATGGCCAAATATCTCGTGCAGGGCGTGGACGTGTGGCTCAACACGCCGCGAGCCCCCATGGAAGCCAGCGGGACCAGCGGGCAGAAGGCCACGCTCAACGGCGTGCTTCATCTGAGCGTGCTGGACGGCTGGTGGCAGGAAGGCTACGACGGCAGCAACGGATGGGGCATTCCCCCCTCCAGCCACCTCCAGGACCCGGCGGCGGAAGATGATCTCGACAGCAAGGAACTGTATCGCCTGTTGGAGGAGGAAGTGATTCCCCTCTATTACCAGCGGGATCTCGACGGAGTGCCCCGTGCGTGGCTCCAAGTCGTCAAGCAATCGATCCGAACCAATGCGCCCCGATTCAGCGCCAGGCGGATGGTAAAAGAATACATGGATCTCGTGTACGCCCCTGCCTCGACGAAAGCTCCCTCTTCATGGTAG
- a CDS encoding ATP-dependent helicase, with translation MNPDVKPYILRRSEEPAARRLSLDYERALNPQQLAAVKAVDGPALVIAGAGSGKTRTLIYRLAYLIDAGADPASILLMTFTRKAAQEMVERASALIGPGAERVWGGTFHSIANSLLRRYGAAIGIGHGFTILDRSDAEDLVNLVRGQLGLSDKDKRFPRKGTIAEIFSKCENTLQPIEDVVLDEFAHFSEFLEDLLKLKAAYDAQKGQRQLLDYDDLLVKLSRLLAETDGVGGKVAEQFRYILVDEYQDTNRLQAQVIRRLARGHHNVMVVGDDSQSIYAFRGATFRNIMDFPQLFPGTRIYKLEENYRSTQPVLQLANAIIQRAAEKYEKTLFTRQLDGPLPVLVEAGSENTQSRFVVQKILELREEGVPLNEVAVLFRSGFHSFDLELELSRRNVPFVKRGGIKFIEAAHVKDLLAHLRVVQNPFDVVSWNRVLLLIEGVGPKKARDVIAAVMKTDRPWDILRAVGGRSGGGLRDLAAMLEELSGKPLEQVGNIVGRTYEYYLPLLKQQHDDYPKRMRDLEQLHAMAGRYQELETFLADLALEPPEGATRGLAEGDDQEEALILSTIHSAKGLEWRSVFVIWVADGRFPSIYSATSDDDLEEERRLFYVAVTRAKRHLYLTYPTNVYERSSGFVFSRPSRFLDDLPSHLWETWKLQEEDSPEWRTRSHSSW, from the coding sequence GTGAACCCTGACGTCAAGCCCTACATCCTTCGGCGGAGCGAAGAGCCGGCCGCTCGCCGGCTGTCGCTTGATTACGAGCGCGCCCTCAATCCCCAACAACTGGCGGCGGTGAAGGCGGTCGACGGCCCGGCGCTGGTGATCGCCGGCGCGGGCAGCGGCAAGACCCGCACGCTCATCTACCGGCTCGCCTATCTGATCGATGCCGGGGCGGATCCGGCGTCGATTCTCTTGATGACCTTCACCCGCAAGGCGGCTCAGGAAATGGTGGAGCGCGCGAGCGCGCTCATCGGCCCCGGAGCGGAACGGGTGTGGGGCGGCACCTTCCACTCGATCGCCAATTCGCTGCTCCGGCGGTACGGCGCGGCGATCGGGATCGGTCACGGCTTCACGATTCTCGACCGTAGCGATGCCGAAGACCTCGTGAACCTCGTCCGCGGCCAGCTCGGCTTGAGCGACAAGGATAAGCGGTTCCCCCGCAAGGGCACCATTGCCGAGATCTTCAGCAAGTGTGAGAACACCCTTCAGCCGATCGAGGATGTCGTCCTGGACGAGTTTGCCCACTTCAGCGAGTTCCTGGAGGACTTGCTCAAACTCAAGGCGGCCTACGACGCGCAAAAGGGGCAACGCCAGTTGCTCGACTACGACGATCTGTTGGTCAAATTGTCCAGGTTGCTGGCGGAAACCGACGGGGTGGGCGGCAAGGTGGCGGAGCAGTTCCGCTATATTCTCGTGGACGAATATCAGGATACGAACCGATTGCAGGCGCAGGTGATCCGCCGGCTGGCGCGCGGGCACCACAACGTGATGGTGGTGGGGGACGATTCGCAGTCTATCTATGCCTTCCGCGGCGCCACATTTCGCAACATCATGGACTTTCCGCAACTCTTTCCCGGCACGCGGATCTACAAGCTCGAAGAAAATTATCGGAGCACCCAGCCGGTTCTCCAGTTGGCGAACGCCATCATCCAACGGGCGGCCGAGAAATATGAGAAGACGCTGTTTACTCGGCAACTGGATGGGCCGCTGCCGGTCCTGGTCGAGGCGGGAAGCGAAAATACGCAATCGCGGTTCGTGGTCCAAAAGATCCTGGAGCTGCGCGAGGAAGGCGTGCCGCTCAACGAGGTGGCGGTGCTGTTTCGGTCGGGCTTCCACTCCTTTGATTTGGAGCTGGAACTCTCCCGCCGCAATGTGCCGTTCGTCAAGCGCGGCGGCATCAAATTCATCGAAGCGGCCCATGTCAAAGATCTGTTGGCGCACCTGCGCGTCGTCCAGAATCCGTTCGATGTCGTGAGCTGGAACCGCGTGCTGCTCTTGATCGAAGGCGTGGGGCCCAAGAAGGCGCGCGACGTGATTGCCGCCGTGATGAAGACCGACCGGCCCTGGGACATCCTGAGAGCCGTGGGAGGGCGATCGGGGGGCGGGTTGCGGGATCTGGCCGCGATGTTGGAGGAGCTGTCCGGGAAGCCGCTGGAGCAGGTCGGGAACATCGTCGGACGCACCTATGAATACTACCTCCCCCTGTTGAAGCAGCAGCACGACGACTATCCCAAGCGGATGCGGGACCTTGAGCAATTGCACGCCATGGCCGGACGCTATCAGGAGTTGGAGACGTTTCTCGCGGACCTCGCGCTGGAACCGCCGGAGGGGGCGACCAGGGGCTTGGCCGAGGGCGACGATCAGGAGGAGGCCCTCATCCTTTCGACGATCCATTCGGCCAAGGGATTGGAATGGCGGAGCGTGTTCGTGATTTGGGTGGCGGACGGACGGTTCCCTTCCATCTACTCCGCGACGAGCGACGACGACCTCGAAGAAGAACGGCGCCTGTTTTACGTCGCCGTGACGCGGGCCAAGCGGCATCTCTATCTCACCTATCCGACCAATGTGTACGAGCGCAGCAGCGGCTTTGTTTTCTCCCGGCCGTCGCGTTTTCTCGACGACCTCCCGTCTCATCTTTGGGAAACGTGGAAACTCCAGGAGGAAGACTCGCCGGAGTGGCGCACGCGCTCCCACTCATCCTGGTAA
- the rpmG gene encoding 50S ribosomal protein L33: MREIIDLACTECKRRNYSTMKNKKNDPDRLELKKFCRFCRKHVPHKEVK, translated from the coding sequence ATGCGCGAAATCATCGATCTGGCCTGTACGGAGTGCAAGCGTCGGAATTACTCGACGATGAAAAACAAGAAGAACGATCCGGACCGCCTTGAGCTGAAGAAGTTTTGTCGGTTTTGCCGGAAGCACGTGCCGCACAAGGAAGTGAAATGA
- the secE gene encoding preprotein translocase subunit SecE — protein MFKKLWASVVEFMTDVRGEIKKISFPTRAETIGSTTVVIVFCIIMSLYLSVLDSFLVWLVSKII, from the coding sequence GTGTTCAAGAAACTGTGGGCGTCGGTGGTCGAATTTATGACGGACGTGCGGGGCGAGATCAAGAAGATCTCTTTTCCGACCAGGGCTGAAACGATCGGATCGACCACGGTGGTGATCGTCTTCTGCATTATCATGTCGCTCTACCTGTCCGTCTTGGATTCATTTCTCGTCTGGCTCGTGAGCAAGATCATCTAG
- the nusG gene encoding transcription termination/antitermination protein NusG gives MSEQETATTPKQWYVIHTYAGFEGRVKASLIERAGQMGMTDRMGQVLVPTEDVIEIKDGKRRTSKRKFFPGYVLVELETPLTDETLQMIKETPKVTGFVGGGAQPTPLSQEEVESLLKQIDSGTARPREQIRFVKGDNVRIIDGPFLGFNGAVEDVDQVHNRVKLMVSIFGRSTPVELGFLQVERI, from the coding sequence ATGAGTGAACAAGAAACCGCGACGACGCCCAAGCAATGGTATGTGATCCATACCTATGCCGGCTTTGAAGGTCGGGTCAAGGCCAGTCTCATCGAGCGGGCCGGCCAGATGGGCATGACCGACAGGATGGGGCAAGTCCTCGTGCCGACGGAAGACGTCATCGAGATCAAGGACGGGAAGCGGCGCACGTCCAAGCGAAAGTTTTTTCCGGGCTATGTTTTGGTCGAATTGGAAACGCCGCTGACGGATGAAACGCTGCAGATGATCAAGGAGACGCCGAAGGTCACGGGGTTTGTGGGCGGCGGCGCGCAACCGACCCCGCTGTCTCAGGAAGAGGTCGAATCGCTCCTGAAGCAAATTGATTCCGGCACGGCGCGGCCGCGGGAGCAGATCCGCTTCGTCAAGGGCGATAACGTGCGCATCATCGACGGGCCCTTTTTGGGGTTTAACGGCGCCGTGGAAGACGTGGATCAGGTGCATAACCGGGTCAAGCTGATGGTGAGCATTTTCGGGCGGTCCACCCCGGTTGAGCTGGGATTTTTGCAGGTGGAACGAATCTAG
- the rplK gene encoding 50S ribosomal protein L11: protein MAKEVSAQIKLQIPAGKANPAPPVGPSLGQHGVNIMEFCKQFNAKTQKDGDSIIPVIITVYKDRSFTFICKTPPASDLLKKAAGIIKGSGVPQKDKVGKITQAQLQEIAKKKMADLNAADVEGAMNIIAGTARSMGIVIQ, encoded by the coding sequence ATGGCGAAGGAAGTTTCGGCGCAGATCAAATTGCAAATCCCGGCCGGCAAGGCGAATCCCGCTCCTCCGGTGGGGCCGTCCTTGGGTCAGCATGGCGTGAACATCATGGAGTTCTGCAAGCAGTTCAACGCCAAGACTCAAAAGGACGGGGACAGCATCATCCCGGTCATCATCACCGTGTACAAGGATCGCAGTTTCACGTTCATCTGCAAGACGCCGCCGGCATCGGACCTGTTGAAGAAGGCGGCAGGCATCATCAAGGGATCCGGCGTGCCCCAAAAGGACAAGGTGGGCAAGATTACGCAGGCCCAGCTTCAGGAAATCGCCAAGAAGAAAATGGCCGATTTGAATGCGGCCGATGTCGAGGGCGCCATGAACATTATCGCGGGGACGGCCCGCAGCATGGGCATCGTCATCCAGTAA
- the rplA gene encoding 50S ribosomal protein L1, translating to MGKKMQAALKKVEPRAYPLKDAVELVKQAAYAKFDETVDLALRLGVDPKRSDQMVRGTTLLPHGSGKQIRILVFAKGEKEQEARQAGADYVGADDLMEKVKGGWMEFDCAIATPDLMGAVGKLGKVLGPRGLMPNPKTGTVTFEVAKAIGEIRKGRVEYKLDKAGIVHVPVGKVSFEASRLLENAQAVLESVVKAKPASCKGRYLKTATISSTMGPGIRLDAVALAKQWA from the coding sequence ATGGGAAAGAAAATGCAGGCGGCTTTGAAGAAGGTGGAGCCGCGAGCCTATCCGCTCAAGGACGCCGTCGAACTGGTCAAGCAGGCGGCCTACGCCAAATTCGATGAAACCGTCGATCTCGCGCTCCGGCTCGGCGTGGATCCCAAGCGCTCCGATCAGATGGTCCGGGGTACAACCCTGCTGCCGCATGGCTCCGGCAAGCAGATCCGCATCCTGGTCTTTGCCAAGGGCGAGAAGGAGCAGGAGGCCAGGCAAGCCGGCGCCGATTATGTCGGGGCTGACGATCTGATGGAGAAGGTCAAGGGCGGGTGGATGGAATTCGATTGCGCGATTGCGACCCCGGATCTCATGGGCGCGGTGGGCAAGCTCGGGAAGGTGCTCGGCCCGCGGGGGCTCATGCCCAATCCGAAGACCGGCACGGTGACGTTTGAGGTCGCGAAGGCCATCGGTGAAATTCGGAAGGGGCGCGTCGAATACAAGCTCGATAAGGCCGGCATCGTGCACGTGCCGGTGGGCAAGGTCTCCTTCGAAGCCTCGCGGCTGTTGGAGAACGCCCAGGCGGTGCTGGAATCGGTCGTCAAGGCCAAGCCCGCCTCCTGCAAGGGGCGCTATCTCAAGACCGCCACCATCTCAAGCACCATGGGGCCCGGCATCAGGCTGGATGCCGTTGCGCTGGCGAAGCAATGGGCGTGA
- the rplL gene encoding 50S ribosomal protein L7/L12, translating to MPTAEGKLSQEDFIKAIEGMSVLELAELVKGLESRFGVTAAAPVAVAAAGGAGAAAAAPAEEKTSFDVILASAAADKKIQIIKVVRELTSLGLKEAKDLVEGAPKPVKTGVAKEEADSMKKKLEEAGAKVEIK from the coding sequence ATGCCTACTGCGGAAGGAAAGCTGTCTCAGGAAGATTTCATCAAGGCGATCGAGGGCATGAGCGTGCTGGAACTCGCCGAACTCGTCAAGGGATTGGAGTCGCGCTTCGGCGTGACCGCGGCGGCGCCGGTGGCGGTGGCCGCGGCCGGCGGGGCGGGGGCCGCAGCGGCGGCGCCGGCCGAAGAAAAGACCTCGTTCGACGTCATTCTCGCCAGCGCGGCGGCGGACAAGAAGATTCAGATCATCAAGGTTGTGCGGGAACTCACGAGCCTGGGCTTGAAGGAAGCCAAGGATCTGGTCGAAGGCGCGCCGAAGCCCGTGAAGACCGGCGTGGCGAAAGAAGAAGCGGACAGCATGAAGAAGAAGCTGGAAGAGGCGGGCGCGAAGGTCGAGATCAAGTAA